A genomic stretch from Patagioenas fasciata isolate bPatFas1 chromosome 10, bPatFas1.hap1, whole genome shotgun sequence includes:
- the CFAP92 gene encoding uncharacterized protein CFAP92 isoform X5: MAKQECKNSKVVEEEDVQEDDKDQMTDLNKICAENTSEAETPEAVASGGLLSPEGEGSSLLPSEEACVGPDGSHTVTCTFTVSLAVPALPNTGQMRKKSNPPDTQGERIQADESGTVPSAQRFYHVEYFLLPDDLVPRQVNLGLFGVAAQLFTESGSKAITPWFEDDKMWISWNHSVDISVTSEYLIKLKDHKIILKILDTKDKASSKMKLSKPKVISSVEEDTGALAGETVLNGLATSNCDLSPTSRRDDLCSVRSEIFERNRFLDEAFLPEQNKTTITKGKGGSVPKGGSVPKRGDATMARDIASLQLNLLPLLAGEKSVISRLTENNRKVLDAYLTFTVETPLLSERQKHELNPLVIRIKSATCLPNTPVPIEVLQRLCVPTYCKYKFHNFPPHQTHGQDHGTHIYFKDVNVLLTGTMAPGELQRYLRGPPLEIEVHDRDRKMKKTTKKPCLFGENEADEEVGKVSFLASTSTICNSSTENELWHPHGVAKVSLTDLLLGRKYLAIHASIHNCSVPGTPVFSVGEENGAITESVSSCSPLPMGHYLESDSLLKVRVEIAVPLGMDAESDDAQATNCPYGYIIYVFDYNNSSLLYDLVKEITEINTEALQLDYYPLHSFGMALAALKLQTTLEEVSELDIVTGFHLVDGATNLFVLEGLKDKAIKRLWDKHFERTHRQGQLKILYNSGLSFPQRLYMELEAIFYHCRLCQPLFAIAKQPLLYVRGIVPRACFQGLSRLSYLCQSKRLRDVIRGDLLPSAEMIAALSAKYGVPLTDEDLFPQKPPSLSLSSDDYAVPGKVRGAKQAVCSSLDNDNEMCVQQKEEIAKKMSFERSRRADVGAVCQLKGRMKKPKFETFRISPINGKSVFNYSCQSLNSAELAKKHLRQELAKEPKTIFTYCPDYLSATFEPVDVVAASKESSAKSKSMWLSPEGFVVPGLKSSIGSTLQPLVPGGTHREELRKKWQDANVEPVLSRDRWSWDKRHIDFELYKKPPELFMTTAPLTDTKRAVQAGLDGTEVKAPRGPAAAELPARRPRARLQLQDLQALPKGEALKSSARKAGPVLKKEPSAGTGGGTTSLRQQKSLPRVIH, translated from the exons ATGGCAAAGCAAGAATGTAAGAATTCAAAAGTAGTGGAAGAAGAGGACGTGCAGGAAGATGATAAAGACCAGATGACAGACCTGAACAAAATCTGTGCTGAAAACACTTCTGAAGCTGAAACCCCAGAAGCTGTAGCGAGTGGTGGGCTGCTGAGCCCAGAGGGGGAAGGCAGCAGCCTCCTCCCATCTGAAGAAGCTTGTGTGGGACCAGATGGCTCCCACACCGTGACCTGCACGTTCACAGTGTCACTCGCTGTCCCTGCCCTGCCCAACACAG GACAAATGCGAAAGAAATCCAACCCCCCTGATACGCAAGGAGAGAGAATTCAAGCTGATGAATCGGGAACTGTTCCAAGCGCACAGCGTTTCTATCACGTTGAATACTTTCTTCTACCAGATGACCTTGTGCCTAGACAAGTGAATTTGGGGTTGTttggggtggctgcacagctatTTACAGAGTCTGGTTCCAAG GCTATTACACCATGGTTTGAAGATGACAAGATGTGGATATCATGGAACCATAGTGTTGATATCAGTGTCACTAGTGAATATCTAATAAAACTAAAAGAtcacaaaataatattaaaaatcttGGATACCAAGGACAAAGCTTCCTCAAAAATGAAGCTTAGTAAACCAAAAGTTATTTCTTCAGTAGAAGAGGACACAGGGGCTCTTG CAGGAGAAACTGTGCTGAACGGACTAGCGACATCTAATTGTGATTTATCACCTACATCAAGGAGAGATGATTTATGTTCAGTGAG aaGTGAGATATTTGAAAGAAACAGATTTCTGGATGAGGCCTTCCTGCCAGAGCAGAACAAAACAACCATCACAAAAG GTAAAGGAGGTTCTGTTCCTAAAGGAGGTTCTGTTCCTAAAAGAGGTGATGCTACCATGGCACGTGACATTGCTTCACTACAGTTGAATCTCCTGCCTCTCCTTGCAG gagaaaaatctgtgATCAGTCGCCTGACAGAAAACAATCGTAAAGTTTTAGATGCTTATTTGACCTTCACTGTGGAAACACCTCTTCTGTCTGAAAGACAAAAACATGAATTGAATCCCCTGGTTATAAGGATTAAATCAGCTACCTGCCTCCCAAACACACCTGTACCAATAGAAGTGCTGCAG AGATTGTGTGTTCCCACCTATTGCAAATACAAATTTCACAACTTTCCACCTCATCAAACTCATGGACAGGACCATGGAACTCACATCTACTTTAAGGATGTTAATGTACTTCTAACGGGGACAATGGCACCTGGGGAATTACAGCGGTATCTTAGAGGTCCACCTTTGGAGATTGAAGTTCATGACCGGGAtagaaagatgaaaaaaaccaccaaaaagccATGTTTGTTTGGGGAGAATGAAGCAGATGAAGAAGTGGGCAAGGTGAGCTTCCTCGCTTCCACATCCACAATTTGTAATTCTTCTACGGAAAATGAACTGTGGCATCCCCATGGGGTAGCTAAAGTCAGTCTCACTGATTTATTGTTGGGTAGAAAGTACTTGGCTATCCATGCTTCCATCCATAATTGTTCAGTTCCAGGTACACCTGTTTTCAGCGTGGGGGAGGAAAATGGGGCAATAACAGAGTCAGTGAGTAGTTGTTCCCCACTACCTATGGGACATTATCTAGAATCGGACTCGCTTTTGAAAGTAAGAGTGGAAATAGCTGTGCCATTGGGAATGGATGCAGAAAGTGATGATGCTCAAGCCACAAATTGCCCGTATGGTTATATAATCTACGTTTTTGACTACAATAATTCATCGTTATTGTATGATCTGGTGAAAGAGATTACAGAAATCAATACTGAAGCCCTCCAGCTGGACTACTATCCTTTACACTCATTTGGAATGGCTCTTGCTGCGTTAAAACTGCAAACCACACTTGAGGAAGTTTCTGAGTTGGATATTGTTACTGGTTTTCACTTAGTGGATGGAGCAACTAATCTCTTTGTTTTGGAGGGATTAAAAGACAAAGCAATCAAGAGACTATGGGATAAACACTTTGAAAG GACTCACAGACAGGGACAACTGAAAATACTCTATAACTCGGGCCTGTCCTTCCCTCAGCGCCTGTACATGGAGCTGGAAGCGATCTTCTACCATTGCCGCCTCTGTCAGCCCCTGTTCGCCATCGCAAAACAACCTCTGCTCTATGTCAGGGGAATCGTTCCTCGGGCGTGTTTCCAAGGCTTGTCCAG GCTCAGTTACCTCTGTCAGAGTAAGAGGTTGAGGGATGTAATTCGCGGGGATCTGCTGCCCTCAGCAGAGATGATCGCAGCCTTGAGTGCCAAGTACGGAGTTCCCCTCACTGATGAGGATCTCTTCCCTCAGAAACCTCCTTCGCTCTCGCTTTCCTCTGATGATTATGCAGTACCAGGAAAAGTTAGAGGAGCGAAACAGGCAGTATGTTCTTCATTAGATAATGACAATGAAATGTGTGTGCAGCAGAAGGAAGAAATAGCAAAGAAAATGTCTTTTGAGAGAAGCCGTAGG GCTGACGTGGGTGCTGTATGCCAACTCAAAGGAAGGATGAAAAAGCCAAAGTTTGAAACTTTCCGGATTTCTCCCATCAATGGGAAATCTGTCTTTAACTACAGCTGTCAGAGCCTGAATTCTGCAGAACTCGCAAAGAAGCATCTTCGCCAGGAATTGGCAAAG GAACCAAAGACGATATTCACTTATTGTCCTGACTATCTGTCGGCCACATTTGAGCCAGTGGATGTGGTTGCTGCCTCTAAGGAATCCTCTGCAAAATCCAAGAGTATGTGGCTGTCACCAGAGGGATTTGTCGTTCCTGGGTTGAAGAGCAGCATTGGGAGCACCCTGCAGCCTctggtgcctggtgggacacaTCGAGAGGAGTTACGAAAG AAATGGCAGGACGCTAACGTGGAGCCAGTACTGTCACGAGACAGATGGAGCTGGGACAAACGGCACATTGATTTTGAGCTTTATAAGAAGCCACCTGAGCTCTTCATGACAACAGCCCCGCTGACGG ACACGAAGCGGGCTGTGCAGGCTGGGTTGGATGGTACCGAGGTGAAAGCTCCGCGCGGCCCCGCAGCAGCCGAGTTACCCGCGCGGCGGCCAAGAGccaggctgcagctgcaggacctCCAAGCGCTTCCAAAAGGTGAAGCTCTGAAATCCTCGGCCAGGAAGGCAGGACCAGTTTTGAAG AAAGAACCATCAGCAGGAACAGGAGGCGGCACCACCTCCCTCAGGCAGCAGAAGAGCCTTCCCAGAGTGATCCACTAG
- the CFAP92 gene encoding uncharacterized protein CFAP92 isoform X4: MAKQECKNSKVVEEEDVQEDDKDQMTDLNKICAENTSEAETPEAVASGGLLSPEGEGSSLLPSEEACVGPDGSHTVTCTFTVSLAVPALPNTGQMRKKSNPPDTQGERIQADESGTVPSAQRFYHVEYFLLPDDLVPRQVNLGLFGVAAQLFTESGSKAITPWFEDDKMWISWNHSVDISVTSEYLIKLKDHKIILKILDTKDKASSKMKLSKPKVISSVEEDTGALDEVKHAVLLQRKLFEESQPAPSCTKIRAAKKSKAQEDYSALPVEAGETVLNGLATSNCDLSPTSRRDDLCSVRSEIFERNRFLDEAFLPEQNKTTITKGKGGSVPKGGSVPKRGDATMARDIASLQLNLLPLLAGEKSVISRLTENNRKVLDAYLTFTVETPLLSERQKHELNPLVIRIKSATCLPNTPVPIEVLQDHGTHIYFKDVNVLLTGTMAPGELQRYLRGPPLEIEVHDRDRKMKKTTKKPCLFGENEADEEVGKVSFLASTSTICNSSTENELWHPHGVAKVSLTDLLLGRKYLAIHASIHNCSVPGTPVFSVGEENGAITESVSSCSPLPMGHYLESDSLLKVRVEIAVPLGMDAESDDAQATNCPYGYIIYVFDYNNSSLLYDLVKEITEINTEALQLDYYPLHSFGMALAALKLQTTLEEVSELDIVTGFHLVDGATNLFVLEGLKDKAIKRLWDKHFERTHRQGQLKILYNSGLSFPQRLYMELEAIFYHCRLCQPLFAIAKQPLLYVRGIVPRACFQGLSRLSYLCQSKRLRDVIRGDLLPSAEMIAALSAKYGVPLTDEDLFPQKPPSLSLSSDDYAVPGKVRGAKQAVCSSLDNDNEMCVQQKEEIAKKMSFERSRRADVGAVCQLKGRMKKPKFETFRISPINGKSVFNYSCQSLNSAELAKKHLRQELAKEPKTIFTYCPDYLSATFEPVDVVAASKESSAKSKSMWLSPEGFVVPGLKSSIGSTLQPLVPGGTHREELRKKWQDANVEPVLSRDRWSWDKRHIDFELYKKPPELFMTTAPLTDTKRAVQAGLDGTEVKAPRGPAAAELPARRPRARLQLQDLQALPKGEALKSSARKAGPVLKKEPSAGTGGGTTSLRQQKSLPRVIH; the protein is encoded by the exons ATGGCAAAGCAAGAATGTAAGAATTCAAAAGTAGTGGAAGAAGAGGACGTGCAGGAAGATGATAAAGACCAGATGACAGACCTGAACAAAATCTGTGCTGAAAACACTTCTGAAGCTGAAACCCCAGAAGCTGTAGCGAGTGGTGGGCTGCTGAGCCCAGAGGGGGAAGGCAGCAGCCTCCTCCCATCTGAAGAAGCTTGTGTGGGACCAGATGGCTCCCACACCGTGACCTGCACGTTCACAGTGTCACTCGCTGTCCCTGCCCTGCCCAACACAG GACAAATGCGAAAGAAATCCAACCCCCCTGATACGCAAGGAGAGAGAATTCAAGCTGATGAATCGGGAACTGTTCCAAGCGCACAGCGTTTCTATCACGTTGAATACTTTCTTCTACCAGATGACCTTGTGCCTAGACAAGTGAATTTGGGGTTGTttggggtggctgcacagctatTTACAGAGTCTGGTTCCAAG GCTATTACACCATGGTTTGAAGATGACAAGATGTGGATATCATGGAACCATAGTGTTGATATCAGTGTCACTAGTGAATATCTAATAAAACTAAAAGAtcacaaaataatattaaaaatcttGGATACCAAGGACAAAGCTTCCTCAAAAATGAAGCTTAGTAAACCAAAAGTTATTTCTTCAGTAGAAGAGGACACAGGGGCTCTTG aTGAGGTAAAACATGCAGTGCTATTGCAAAGAAAGCTCTTTGAAGAGAGTCAGCCAGCGCCCAGCTGTACAAAAATCAGAGCAGCGAAGAAATCCAAGGCACAGGAAGATTATTCAGCCCTTCCTGTTGAAG CAGGAGAAACTGTGCTGAACGGACTAGCGACATCTAATTGTGATTTATCACCTACATCAAGGAGAGATGATTTATGTTCAGTGAG aaGTGAGATATTTGAAAGAAACAGATTTCTGGATGAGGCCTTCCTGCCAGAGCAGAACAAAACAACCATCACAAAAG GTAAAGGAGGTTCTGTTCCTAAAGGAGGTTCTGTTCCTAAAAGAGGTGATGCTACCATGGCACGTGACATTGCTTCACTACAGTTGAATCTCCTGCCTCTCCTTGCAG gagaaaaatctgtgATCAGTCGCCTGACAGAAAACAATCGTAAAGTTTTAGATGCTTATTTGACCTTCACTGTGGAAACACCTCTTCTGTCTGAAAGACAAAAACATGAATTGAATCCCCTGGTTATAAGGATTAAATCAGCTACCTGCCTCCCAAACACACCTGTACCAATAGAAGTGCTGCAG GACCATGGAACTCACATCTACTTTAAGGATGTTAATGTACTTCTAACGGGGACAATGGCACCTGGGGAATTACAGCGGTATCTTAGAGGTCCACCTTTGGAGATTGAAGTTCATGACCGGGAtagaaagatgaaaaaaaccaccaaaaagccATGTTTGTTTGGGGAGAATGAAGCAGATGAAGAAGTGGGCAAGGTGAGCTTCCTCGCTTCCACATCCACAATTTGTAATTCTTCTACGGAAAATGAACTGTGGCATCCCCATGGGGTAGCTAAAGTCAGTCTCACTGATTTATTGTTGGGTAGAAAGTACTTGGCTATCCATGCTTCCATCCATAATTGTTCAGTTCCAGGTACACCTGTTTTCAGCGTGGGGGAGGAAAATGGGGCAATAACAGAGTCAGTGAGTAGTTGTTCCCCACTACCTATGGGACATTATCTAGAATCGGACTCGCTTTTGAAAGTAAGAGTGGAAATAGCTGTGCCATTGGGAATGGATGCAGAAAGTGATGATGCTCAAGCCACAAATTGCCCGTATGGTTATATAATCTACGTTTTTGACTACAATAATTCATCGTTATTGTATGATCTGGTGAAAGAGATTACAGAAATCAATACTGAAGCCCTCCAGCTGGACTACTATCCTTTACACTCATTTGGAATGGCTCTTGCTGCGTTAAAACTGCAAACCACACTTGAGGAAGTTTCTGAGTTGGATATTGTTACTGGTTTTCACTTAGTGGATGGAGCAACTAATCTCTTTGTTTTGGAGGGATTAAAAGACAAAGCAATCAAGAGACTATGGGATAAACACTTTGAAAG GACTCACAGACAGGGACAACTGAAAATACTCTATAACTCGGGCCTGTCCTTCCCTCAGCGCCTGTACATGGAGCTGGAAGCGATCTTCTACCATTGCCGCCTCTGTCAGCCCCTGTTCGCCATCGCAAAACAACCTCTGCTCTATGTCAGGGGAATCGTTCCTCGGGCGTGTTTCCAAGGCTTGTCCAG GCTCAGTTACCTCTGTCAGAGTAAGAGGTTGAGGGATGTAATTCGCGGGGATCTGCTGCCCTCAGCAGAGATGATCGCAGCCTTGAGTGCCAAGTACGGAGTTCCCCTCACTGATGAGGATCTCTTCCCTCAGAAACCTCCTTCGCTCTCGCTTTCCTCTGATGATTATGCAGTACCAGGAAAAGTTAGAGGAGCGAAACAGGCAGTATGTTCTTCATTAGATAATGACAATGAAATGTGTGTGCAGCAGAAGGAAGAAATAGCAAAGAAAATGTCTTTTGAGAGAAGCCGTAGG GCTGACGTGGGTGCTGTATGCCAACTCAAAGGAAGGATGAAAAAGCCAAAGTTTGAAACTTTCCGGATTTCTCCCATCAATGGGAAATCTGTCTTTAACTACAGCTGTCAGAGCCTGAATTCTGCAGAACTCGCAAAGAAGCATCTTCGCCAGGAATTGGCAAAG GAACCAAAGACGATATTCACTTATTGTCCTGACTATCTGTCGGCCACATTTGAGCCAGTGGATGTGGTTGCTGCCTCTAAGGAATCCTCTGCAAAATCCAAGAGTATGTGGCTGTCACCAGAGGGATTTGTCGTTCCTGGGTTGAAGAGCAGCATTGGGAGCACCCTGCAGCCTctggtgcctggtgggacacaTCGAGAGGAGTTACGAAAG AAATGGCAGGACGCTAACGTGGAGCCAGTACTGTCACGAGACAGATGGAGCTGGGACAAACGGCACATTGATTTTGAGCTTTATAAGAAGCCACCTGAGCTCTTCATGACAACAGCCCCGCTGACGG ACACGAAGCGGGCTGTGCAGGCTGGGTTGGATGGTACCGAGGTGAAAGCTCCGCGCGGCCCCGCAGCAGCCGAGTTACCCGCGCGGCGGCCAAGAGccaggctgcagctgcaggacctCCAAGCGCTTCCAAAAGGTGAAGCTCTGAAATCCTCGGCCAGGAAGGCAGGACCAGTTTTGAAG AAAGAACCATCAGCAGGAACAGGAGGCGGCACCACCTCCCTCAGGCAGCAGAAGAGCCTTCCCAGAGTGATCCACTAG